CCGGTTGGCCAGGGAGACCACCTTGGCTGTGATGGCTTTGGGGTCCTTTTGCCTGATGGAATCCAGAATGATGTCAGTCAGGAAGCGGTGACATTTCTGCGCGTAAAACATCTCTTCCCAGGACAGAGAGAAACTCAGGAAAGTCACTTCTATGGAGGAGAGAGTGGATGTGGCCACATCTGCCATGGCTAGAGCCTTAGAGCCAGCCCGGAGTAAGGGGGAGGTGTAGGGCTTCCAAGGGAGACTGTATCCCTGAAGTACCCTGGGTGGGGGCTCAGGCATCTCCGCAAGGAAGTGCAGGGACAGGCATGGCTCCAGAGCCTTACctcggggctgggggctggctgtGGGTGGCATGTGCCTGAGGTTGTCCATCTGTGTGGTATAGATGATGCTGTCCTCAAAGAACATGCAGGAGCCATCACTACCCACCACGGGGGGGTGGGTCACTTTGAGGATGACCCCTGTGCTGTCCACCTCACTGGCCTCAGGCAGAGACTGCTCAGGGGCAGGACTTTCTGTGAAAACAACATGGGGAGAGGGCTCTCCTTAAGCCACCTCAGAGCCCAAGCAGGGAGGAGACCTCTGGCAACAGACCAGTACAGTCAGTCACAAGTCTTTGCCTCCAGCTTCTCAGAAGTGGTACCCTGGGCTGGTAGGGGCATTTTCTGGCTCTCCTCTCTCCACTACCCTTGAATCACTGCAAGCCAAATCCTGAATTTCAGAACTCCAAGGAACTTTCCAAATCCTCTGTTGAACTAGGACTGGTAGTAAATAGAGCTGATAACAACCCAGCTGGGGACTGGAAATCTTTGTAAAATTATGAGAGGAGCTTCTGTGGGGAGTTGCTGATGCATGTCCACTCTGAAGAATatgcttgagggacttccctggtggcacagtggttaagaatctgcctgccaatgcaggggacacaggtttgatccctgctccgggaagatcccatgtgccacagagcaactaagcccatgtgccacaactaccgcacctgcgctctagagccctcgagccacaactactgaagcgcacgtgcctagagcccgtgccctgcaacaagagaagccaccgcaatgagaagcctacgcactgcaacaaagagtagcccccccttgccacaactagagaaagcccgtgcacaccaacgcagccaaaaataaataaatttattaaaaaaaaaaagaatccgcctgcgcatgcaggggacatgggttcaatccctgttctgggaagatcccacatgccgcagagcagctaagcccgtgcgccacaactactaagcctgtgctctagagccctcaagccacaactactgagcccgcgtgctgcaattcctgaagcccacaggcctagagcccatgctccacaacaagagaagccgccgcaatgagaagcctgcacactgcaattgagagtagcccctgcttgccgcaactagagaaagcccgtgtgcagcaacgaagaccagtgcagccaaaaataaaacaaattaatttttaaaaatatgcttgagAAACCAACTTGGGGCTCACAGGTGGGGCCCAAGAAGACCCCTCCAAGCAGGGCCCAAGCCACTAAAAGGGAAAATGACAGAATACTGTAGGAAGGACTTTGAAGGAGCAGAGGAAACAGTCCATCATAGCAGTTCTCAGCTCACTTCCTGGGCTGCTCCACacttccccaccacacacacacctgtctATTCAGCCCggtccccatataccctcctgTCTTCTGGACTCCTCTCCTTGGATGTCCATCAGTACCTCATATGCAATGTGTCCTCTTCCCCAAGTCCTACTCCTTCTCTTGTCCTTCCTGCCTCAGTAATCATCCACTGCCTTGCAATCACCCAAACCAGAAACCTGCCCCCTGCTTGGCCTGATACTTTCCTGCTTCTTCCAACTGCCTAACTTGTTTCATCTAGCATGATCTTGGCATTTCTAACATGTATTCTCCTGCTGCTGCATTTCCTCTGCCCTGGAACAAACTTTCTAAATGCACACCTGACTGCTTGCTTCCTTGTTTAGAATGCTTCAGTGGCTCTCCACTCCTCTTAGGATCAGAACAAACTGCTAGGTCCTGAACCTGACCCACAAGACCTGTCCTGATTTCCTTATGTCTTCAGCCTTATCTCTTTATCACTTCATGTGAAGCCTGGTCTCCAGCTGCTAGACCCATGACTTGTGTTTCCTCAAGCACCCAAGgtttctccttctttcccctgATGACTCCTCAGCCCCCAACCCTTCTCTGTGCTCCTATCACTTTATAGGCACTTCCTCCCATATGCCTCAAGTAGTTTCTCAAGCCCCCAAGTCATACCAGTGTGCCTGTCATTTCTGGGTCTTCTGCTTGGCATCAGTGAATGCAGAGCTCTAGTCCCCCTTAATCACTGACTCGCTCTGTGGTCTTGGCCAAGGTTTGCCTTCTCTGTTGTAAATGAGAATTAAGTCAAGGATGGGACAGGACTCACCTCTCTCCTTTGGCCTCCGCTTGCCCCAGTCCTTCAAGGTGACAGCTCTTTTCATGGGGAAATATGGCTTAAAGGTTGGCTCTGGCCCCTTGTCTTTGGTTCCAGCTCCAGCCCTTGCCTGTGGGCTTGGGTCCTTCTCTGAGGCTGTGTAATGGCCTTTCCAGGAAGCTGAGGTGCTGGGCTGGGAAACAGCCTCACTTCCTGAGGGGAGCTGCAGGGTGGCTTCCTCCAAGGAGCTGCTCCGGGAGGCTGGCAGTGGCTGGAATTCCCATTGTTTGCAATTGTCCATGTCCCATTCCCTTACCAGGGAGGTGAGTTTTTGCATGGGGGTGACCGGAGGGTCTTTGCTTTCAGATTTCTGTGTGAGGTTGACTGTGGTACACTTCTTCTTGGGAGGACTCTCAGTGTGGGCCCCCCATTGTCTAGGGTTGGCACATAGCCCAGGACGGTGTGAGTATGTGCTGGGATTACCCACCCTCTTGGCATCTCGGCATAGGGACACCTGGATTGTCCGGAAGTACTGCTCAGCCTCCTCTATCTGGCTGGACCTGGCCAGGGTCCCCTTGGCCTTGTTCCGTGGAGTCCTGTCATTGCAGTCTTGGAACTCCATGGGCATGCAAGCTGTGGTCTGGAGAGGGAGGGCACAGCAGCTCTGGGCATTTTGTGCTTCCACATCGAAGCCTTACCCAAGATCTCATAAGCTGGGTCTCTAAGACTTCACTTGCTTATCCAGAACAATCCCATCCCCCACATGGGTCTTACATTTGAGATTTGCTCAGTCTGAGTGGGGGTGGTACAAGCCCAGGGTCCTTTCACACGCCAAAGGGACATATCATCCCAAGCCACATACAGCCAGCATTTCCTTGTGTCTCCCTCAAGGTTCAGAAACCAGTCACTGTGCCAGGAGCCATGTAGGCCCGGCTCTTTCATTTTGCCATACCCCTCAGTAGCCGTCTGCCCTCTGAGCCCTGTGCTGGTGCTCTTTCAGGACAACACCAAACCAAAGAATGCTGGGACTTACTTCTTTGGCATCTCTACTGAACTCCACCAGTGACCCTGGCCCTTCTGTCACCACGTGCAGCCTTCTGATGGGAAAAACTTCTTCATTTCCAGATTCTTTCTCCTGGATCCATGACCTGCAGACTCCAAGAGGGTTTAGTTAGTAAGCAGAAGCTTCCACTAGTCCATCGACCAGTTCTACCCTTTGGCTGGGAGTTAACTCTAGACAGCAGGGGAGAAGGGGCTTTAAAGGGTTTTGCTTAGGTCCCTGCCCAAACCTGGATGGGGGACCATCCAGGATTGGATGGTCTGCTCCACCCCCAAACCCTAAGGAGAACAGGTCCTGCTGGGAGGTGAGACTTAGGACAGGATTCCCAAGAGGAATATAAAGGTTCAAACTTTAGAACATGGTGTCAGGAGCAGTTTCCTTACTTGTATGCCTCAGATTGGATAAGGGCTTCTGAGAGGGATGGGATGTGGTATTCCTCCACCTCCTGGCAGAGGAGGGGCCATTCCCTGCAAATGACAAGGAGATGTCGCACTGGGCATCTGGAGTGGGAGTGTGGGTGGGTTTATAAGCCAACAGAGCTGCTGCCTTGAACAGCAGTTCACATGTTGGAATAATATAAACTCCCTGAAGGCTACAAACTCAAATTTCCTTCTTGAAGAGGGATGGGGTTTCattatatgatttctttccttcactcaCTTAAATTCAGATGGTAAAAATAGTTTTCCAAGTCTCAGGAAGTTGAGAATGTGTCGAAACATTTGGCCATCCCCGTGGATCAGCAGGGTCTGTCCATATGTGATCCAGTACACTCTCTGAGGATTGGACAGCAGTTCTGGATACTGCAAAGGGTTGGACACCAGTCTCTTGTTAGTCTGTTAAAGGGCTACGTCCTTATTAAGGGGCAGGTCAGCCTTCTCTTCGTTTTCCTAACCATTCTAGAGCAGAGGCTTTGGGATTTCCATCTCCCTATCTTGTTGGCCACAAGGAGCCATAATGAGGAGCAGAGCATCTAGGGAGAAGCACATAATCTCTGCTTCAAGTTTTGCTGGCTCCTAGACCACTCTCTTGAGGCATCTGGAACCTCACCCTATGTCCTGCTCAGTCCAGGTGCCTCAGACTGGCCTCATCCCTACCCAAACTCCTAAAGGCCTTCCCAGAATGCTGCTCATACAATAAAAGCACTTTGGGCCATGGAGCAGAGGGAAGGTCCTTGTTTTAATCAAGTGCTGAAGGCTGTGTGAGAGTCAGGTGACAGATTCTTCTCAGCTGCAGAAGCCAAAAGGAGAGGAGGGCAGCCTCAGGCCAGCGGTACCTTCAGCAGGGTCTGCAGGGTGGTTGCATACCAGTGGCTTCCAACATAAACTTTGATGATCTGTTGGGGGGAATACACAGTGATTTCTGCCGTCCACTCCTCATCTAAGGAAACCAATGAGAGGGAACACATCACATGGCCAGAAGGGAAATTAGGTAGGGCATTTTGTCCATTACATGTTAAGACACAATAAGACACAATATCTTCATCAGTCATAGTCTGTTGCCTAGTCTGAGAAGCAGCAGAAATCCCTGACATCAACCTTTTCTgctcctcagggcttccctgtggctCACCATATGGTTTCCTGGGTGTCAAGTTGGGTTTAGAACAGCAGCTTGGAGGGTCAGCTGGTGActctgggttgggggagggccaCCAACCCCAAGGGCACTGCTGTTCTTCCCCTGGCCCACCTCTCCCAAGAAAGCTTGGCTGATGTACCTTTCTATCTACCTTGCTAACTGCTTCTGGTTTCTGGCTGGGTGTGTAATTTTCCACATGGCCACTCAGACCGGAGCTAGGAGTCCCTCTGTATGTCTGTGCTTATGGTTTGGCAAATATCATAGAGCCAGCCTCTCATCAAATCACTGTTACTTCTACAGAGACCAAGCCTCGAGGCATGTCTGGAGAATGGGGCTTTATTCTGGGAAGATGAACTCATGACCCTTTTCCTGGGGTGACTAGATTTAGGCTTTGTTCTGTATTAAGAACCAGTTTCTAATGAGCTTTGTAATGAATGAAGGGTATATAAATAGATGATATAACCAAGAGGTATATAATTAGATTGTGAACCTCATGAAGATAGAAACTGGGTCTGTTTTGCTCTCTTCTGTACCTCTAGTGTTATCTACTGTCCTGGTACATGTTAGCTGCTCAAATAAGTACTGAATGTTGCTGAATGATAGTAATATAGCATAAATTGATCTAAAACACTTTTTGTTAGGAAACAGTTATAGGCAGCTTGTGAAACAACATTGGCTTTAGACTCAGATTTAAATCCCAGCTTGACCACGATCTAGTAATATAAGCAAGTtacctccctgagcctctgctTCTTTTGTTAAATGGACCCAGGGATCATTCTTCCCTGGATGGCTGCGAGGACCAAATGTGCATAGCATCGGCTCCCAGAGCCAGAGCAGGCATGCCCTTGGGGTCCCATGTGGCCCCCCAACTGGGTCAGTCTGCACTGCTCAGCCTGGACTACTTGAGGCTACCTGTgggcttggggtggggaggggtcacCTAAAATGAAAGTTTCCTTTTAGGCGAAACCCACAGATGTAAGACTAgctttccttttctgttccatCTACAGTTCCTGGTTCTAGCCAGCCTTATCTTTCCTCTGTGATCCACTAGACCCTCCTCTGATGTTGAATTCAAACTGAGAAGCTTctttatttactgagcacatccATGGGTGCCAGAGTCCTCGGCTCCAGATGAGTCTTCAGAGCCGCTTTCATTGGCTCATAGGTGATGTCCCTCTTGTCCAGAAAGGCACAGAGCTCGTATACCTCAGAAATGGTCTCAGTCAGGGGCAGCCGGCAAGTCCCCAGCCAGTTCCTGCGCAGAGGAAAGGCCTGTCACAGAAAGCCTCAGCACTGCACCCCAAGGGAGTCCAGCCTGTCAACCTTCCATGTCTAGAATGTCTTGCCCTTACACTAGCTCAAGCCTGTGGCCACTAACATCATTTCCTTAAATGGTTTCTGGTGATGTCTCATAGGGGGGTATACTTGGACACATAGGCTCACCCTTTTGGAGCTGAGCTTGACCTATTTCAGCAAAGCCCTCTAAATTGACTAATTGCAAGCCTCCAAACCCAGTCTCAGGTTCCAGAATCCAGGCCAGGGCCCAGTCACTCCATTTTTGCCCCCATAAATATCTGCCCAAGACATCTCAGTCACTGTGTGGCAGCCTGTCACGGTTTGGGAGATTAATGATACCTTGTATGCCAAGGAAACCCCCCACCTCCAAAGGTACTTATCTTTGCCCTCTGTGCCCTGTGACATCAGGGGTGggacatctctgggagagatGGATGGTGTGGGCCACAAATGACAGTTTTGGGGTAAGACACTGTTTGGAGTTGGCTGACCCTCTCCCCAGGTGCTCAGGAAAACCCACTTCTATCTTTAGTTTTGGTACCAGTGTATTTTGTGAGCCTAAGGGAGTTGCTCTACTCTGAACCTGTTTACCTTTCTATAAAACaggattaggggcttccctggtggagcagtggttaagaatctgcctgccaattcaggggacacgggtttgagccctggtctgggaaaatcccacatgccgcggagcaactaagcccgtgcatcacaactactgagcctgtgctctagagcccgtgagccacaactactgaagcccgtgcgcgtAGAGcaggtgctccacaacaagagaaggcaccgcaatgagaagcccatgtactgcaacgaagagtagccccctctcgccacaactagagaaagcccgcgcacagcaacgaagacccaacgcagctcaTCCCGCAAGGCAGAGGCCAGGTatcgcctcctccaggaagcctgccttgCCTTGCTTCTTGGGGGGCTCACCCCTGGCTCTGACTTTCTGTGTGTCAGTGAGCCTCCCAAGGGTTGTGGGGAGGACCTTTGAAGGAGGGGGACTATCCAGCACCCTAAGTGTTGTGATTGGCCTGGTCACCTCAGACCTAGCACAGGGCTAGAACCAGAGCAATGGATTACAGAGGATGGAAATATGAAACAGTGTGAGACCTTTGAACCTTGGGAACCTTATACCTTGGCACTCGGCCTCTCCTCTGAGGCCCAAATTTGGTGGCGCTGGTGTGGGTAGTGGGAGTGGCTAAAATGATCAGTTTGTCCCCAAGGATACTATCTCTGGCTCATGGGCAGGGCCCCAGGTTGGTTCCTCGAGAAAGGTAAAGCTCAGCTTGAGTGGGACCAAGCTGTGCTCTGAGGAGGGCCTTACTTAACGTGCTGGAAGAGGACCCCGTTCCCAGTGATGTACAGTCTACTTCCATCCAGAGTGCTCTCGATGCGGAGCTGTCCCAGTGCGGAGTCTGGGTACTTGACAAGCAGACCCAGGGCCATCATGTACAGTGGCTTCACAGACTCTAGGCCTGCTGCGCGACCCCCCTTCCCAGGGCTTGGAGGAGGACAGGAGGTCCGGGAACAGCCACCTGTGCCAGAGAGAAAGGGGTGACTCCTAGATCCCTCATGGTCATAACTGTATTGGCAGCTTTGGCTCTTGCTTCCTACTGCCTTAAATCAGTAACTAAAGAGACTTTGAGGGAGCTTATTTCCTTGCACAGCCAAATCTGGATCTGCTCGAAATCAGTATAGTTTTTCTTATATTCAGTCAGGTTTAGAAGTCAAAACTATTTGTTGAGAGGCGGGGTGGGAATGGGGGGTAGATTAATTAGCTGTATCActaacatttgaatttcagaatgACAGCCATCTggccccagcctctgcaggaATTTCCCTTAGTTCCAAGCTCTGCTCTAATTATCCATGCATAAAGAATGACAACCATAGCATAGAACCTAATGTGCATTACAGGCTTCCTGGATTCACAGTCCGTATCACTCTTGGGCAGAATTTTCCCCGGAGACACACTGTGTAGTGTTACTTTCAGGTTGGATATTTGTATTGCTGGCTCATGGGTGAAACCTTGATTCTCCTGCAGTGGGCACAGTGCACAGTCTACAGGACCCTGTTCCAGTGGCAACAGTGGGCCAGTGGCAAGCTGCCAGGTGATTTTCATGGGTCATCTCCAACCCTACAAAAGGGGTAGTACTCTCCTCttatcacagatgaggaaactgtgtcCTGAGAGGCCAGTTAAGAACCTTGCCCCAAATAGCAAAGCTAGGtggggcagagctgagatttgagagCACCTCTACCTCCAAGGCTACGAGAGCTGTTTCCCTTAGTTATGGTGctttataaaagacaaaaaacatgCTTTGTGTTTGGGGGCTGCTTTATGGCTTACAGAGCCCGTCCACAGACATGCTTCCCTTCCAACTTCACATAGCTCTTGTGCAGCATGCACCGCTCTGCTCATCTCTCTGACCCATGTTCTCTGAAGGAACAGAAGTCTTTGGGGGAGAGGGGTTTGAACTTACACCCTTTGAAGTGGGTTGTAAGATCCTAAGACAGGCTCCTGAGGCCTGCAGCAGGATGCCACTACCCCCAAATAGGATAGGACTCCACTTGCCTGGGGAGGAGTCTGGGAGAGCTGGCCTAAAAGTAGGGAAAGTCTGATTCCCATGGAATAAATATCTGGTGACATGCAGGCCAAACTTCACGTGTGCAAGACAGTTCTATATATTCTCAGAATGCCAGCTGAGGCCACACTAAGGTAGCTAGCTCCTGCAACATGCACAGTAGCTTCCATAGACATGCAGGATTTGGGAAATGGGATggttaaatgcaaataaaaaatatgaggATCAAATTGGAATGAGGTTGGGCAGGGAACTGGAAGGCCTGGACCAGGGTCAGGAAGTGTCAGGAGCAGGCAGAAATAGGCACAGCAGCCAGGGATTTGAAGTAGGGGGCAGAAAGGaactggggtgtgtgtgggaTAACTGAAGTCCTATGGGGAATTTCCCACGCCCTCCAGCTATGCCTGGGAAAGGAAGGATGGGAGTGGCAGGTAGGAGTTAGTTACACGTTCCCAGTTGCTTGACACATCCACAAGGAGGGCAGACCTCCCCTGACCTTGGGAAGCCGGGCCTCAGGCCCCACTTCCCTCCCCTGGACACTCTGGCCCGTTTTCCCCACCCAGGCTGGGCTGAGCTACCTACAGGTCAGTGGCAAGACTGAGCAGACAGAGGGCACACTGGGTTTCAGAATGAAAATTCCCTTCTCAGATTCTAAGTCAGCCAAAACACCCACTTCTCTCACCATCACCCAAAGCCCAGAGTGGTTGCAGGAGGGAAGATGTTTGGTTTTGGCTTTTCTGGCTAAAGCCCAGACTGCCCCAGGATGTCAAGGGGAGGGCAAGGTTCCCCTGGTGACATACCCGTGTTCATTCGGTACAACCTCACAGCTTCACTGAGCTCAGGGATTTCCAGAATTTCCACTTCTGCTTCTAACACATCTATGTTGGAGAAATTATCTGGTAGTAAAATCTTCTGTGAGCGGAGAAAATTAACttgaaaaacaaagggaaacaaaATGGGTTAACAAGGTTATTTCTGATCTAAGTGTAGGTCCAGGTTTTGGCACGTTTTTGGTGCTACAACTTATCCTAGGCGCTCCTTATTCCCAAACAATTTCCAAACATACCTGGTTAGATTAGCTTTCAGTCTGTGGTTTTCAAGGTGAAAAACCCCAAATTACTTTGTTTTCCTGTGTCTGAGTCCGTGGGTGTGGCTTCCCATGGCCTGGCCTGGGGCTCCCAAGCCAGGCCTTTCTGGTGAGCACACTGGCCCTGAGACTTACCCTGTGAGTCTTGACCCAAGAGCAGGTCATTCCAAAAGAGGGAGTTGTCTTGCCACTTAGAGAGGAAGGGCCTGGCCGAGCCTGGGTTGGCAGGTGGCTCTTGCAGTTTGTCCCTGCCTGAACTGCGGTGTAGGAGGCAGAGATGGAGCCAATGCTACTGTCCGGTGTGAATCAACTTGGAGGTTCAGAAGCACATTATAGACAACTTTCCAGGTGACTGTGACTATGAAAGGCTGGGGTTCCGGGCATTTGGTACCCAGTACAATTTGGGTGTTTCCTGCCCTATTCATATAGGCAGCAGCAGCATCTTGGAATCAGTTCAGTTCACACCCCACCAGAGCCCAGAGCCTGTCCTGGTGGAGGAGGGAGGCTCTCTTCTGTCCAGGCTTGAAGATCTCATCCCTTCTTAGGCCACTAGCTCAGGTGGACAATTCTACAATGATTCTGGGGAACCTTTCACCATCCACCCTTCTTCCTTTTTATCCTGAGTTTAGTGGAAGTGAGAGGAGGAAGGGACCATCCTTTGAAACAACCCTATTCCCTCATTTTATGGTGAGAGAAACTGAGGTCTAGAGCCCAGCTGGATACATAAAGGCAGAGAGATAAGTAGTTTGGAGTCCAGCTCAGAGTCTTGCCCTTTACACCAACTCCTGTGGCCCCTGACACCACTGCAGCTTGTTTCTAGTGCCCCTTTACACCCAGGCCATTCCAAAATGAACAGGGAATAAAATAGCCCTGAGGCTAGTGGGAGTCTAATGCTGGGAATCCATTtgcttccaggaaggctctgtcaTGCTTCCACCAGCTCTGCCCAGGGAAGCTCCTGAGGCCCTAAGCCCCAAGACGGGCCTCCAAGGGGTGTGGGGTTAGGAGGGGTGGATGGGTCCTATCAGCCTGccgccacaccccctcccccctccctcccctcccccaacccccccggATAGAACAATCACCAATGAAGCGGAACTCGCTGCACTCGCACTCGATGAGGGCCACGGTCTTAGCCAGCCACAGCAGATTGTCTTCAGTTACCAGGCTTGGATACTTGGCTACTAGGTCTAGGGGCAGGAAGCAGTAGTGCACTTCTTCTTCTGTGTCTAACAGTGGTGTATCCATAAGTCCCAAAGGTGCCTTATCATGTAGGCCTGGAGGAGAACATGCAGAGAGGCGTCACCACCTCCCAGAGGCCGGGGCTCTCAGAATTGGGCAGGGCTCTCACTGACCCAGGGGCCCCAGAGGAAGCTGAAGAGATCACCCCAGAGACAGTCCCTGCCAGATGCCTCCTTCTTCTCAGTCACTCTTTTCAGATGCAACCCTAGGTTTGGAAGAGGTGTGGTGGGGAGCAGGGCGTGGAAATCTAGTTTTTCTGCAGTGAAGGGCAGTGGGAAGTGTGAAATTTTGGCTTATATACTCAGTCATTAAATTCATACTGGTtacctatttgtttctttttaattgatcAAACCAACCACAGATAAAATTGATGACCTACAGATAAAATAGATCCTTTTGACTCTCCCGGAAGCTCAAAACCCATCAACAATCATGAATGGCTATTCTGGTGTCCCAGGTAGGTCGATCTATGCTGCAAGGTGCCTACCAGACAGTGATCATTTGGAGACATTCCTTGTGTGGTGGTTAGAGGTGACTTGAAAGTATGGTGGAGTGCCCTGACCAATAGGACGGGGTGGAATGCAGCCCAGCCTTGCCCAAGTGAAACCAGCAGGCAGGGGAATGAACATGGAGAAGGATGTTTAGTTCCAGTGAGTAAGAAGTCATGGAGAGGGCATGTGGCAGGTACAAGCTCAAAGGAGATGACAGGAAGGTAGAGAAATCGTCCAGAACTAGTTCAGAAATCAGGGCACTCTCTGGATTGAAGCCACTTCTGTTAGAGTGAGAAGGGAAGCTGGTCTGGGCTTCAGAAAAGGTCAGCCTGTGGTTATACCTGTGAAGGCTGGGCTTTTTATAGGAAATTCTGAGGGTTTGCTGATACACTTCCATGTTCGCCAGTAGTTCAAAGATGCTCTCTCGGCAACAGGTACGTCTGCAGGCCTCACACGTAGATGGTGTTTCCCTTCCTTCAGATTATCTAGAGTCTGTGAGATAAAGAAGATTAttgctttgaaaattttaaaccaAGTAACTATCTACCAATTCTAGGGTAAAATACCAGGAAAAATAGTTTGTGACTTACTTTGGAAAAGTGTTTTGAAATAGTCactcacaaaaatgtaaaaatgtaggTCTATAAGATGATATGCTGATATTCAAAATATcactatttcttttctgattttgaaatgattttttctGGATTATAATTTTATGTTGATTGATAGAAATTTATCTTATGCAATCTTAAgagtaatttatatttaataattaaaaacttgAGAGTTTCTGCTATCATTTCTCCTCAAGAGTTCAGAAACCCTTTTGGCCTGTTATAATTGTGATCTGCTTATTGTTTGTGCTCATCCTAATCCTGGAATGTGATTTAAGTAGGGAAATGGAGGTGGCACTGAACATCAcacttttcaaagcacttttacCTACATTTGCTCATTTACCCTGACACAGTTCTGTGAGATAGATGTGGTGTTTGCAATCCCACTTCGCCGATGAGACAGTTGCAGTCAAAGGATTTGTGAGTTGCCCAAGCAGTCTTCTAAGTCCAGAGCTTCTCCACTTGAAGGAGCAGGTGACCAGGGGTGGGCTGAGGCTGGAATGGAGCACCCCAGCTAGGTTGGGCTGAAGCCCAGGGTAGAGTCTTCGTGCTGCCCACATTCAGGGACCTACCCTCCCTAAAAAGTCCTGCACAGGGTGCAGATTACCATAACATCAAGCCCATTTTTTCTGTCCCTTCCTTAGAAGAAAATAGTATTTTCCCAAGCAATTTTTGGAAATAGCTGGAAAAGTAGTTCTCTAAAG
Above is a genomic segment from Kogia breviceps isolate mKogBre1 chromosome 18, mKogBre1 haplotype 1, whole genome shotgun sequence containing:
- the KCTD19 gene encoding BTB/POZ domain-containing protein KCTD19 isoform X11, yielding MEEPGMPHESAEDLFHFNVGGWHFSVPRSKLAQFPDSLLWKEASVLTSSESQRLFIDRDGSTFRHVHYYLYTSKLSFSSCAELNLLYEQALGLQLMPLLQTLDNLKEGKHHLRVRPADVPVAERASLNYWRTWKCISKPSEFPIKSPAFTGLHDKAPLGLMDTPLLDTEEEVHYCFLPLDLVAKYPSLVTEDNLLWLAKTVALIECECSEFRFIVNFLRSQKILLPDNFSNIDVLEAEVEILEIPELSEAVRLYRMNTGGCSRTSCPPPSPGKGGRAAGLESVKPLYMMALGLLVKYPDSALGQLRIESTLDGSRLYITGNGVLFQHVKNWLGTCRLPLTETISEVYELCAFLDKRDITYEPMKAALKTHLEPRTLAPMDVLNEEWTAEITVYSPQQIIKVYVGSHWYATTLQTLLKYPELLSNPQRVYWITYGQTLLIHGDGQMFRHILNFLRLGKLFLPSEFKEWPLLCQEVEEYHIPSLSEALIQSEAYKSWIQEKESGNEEVFPIRRLHVVTEGPGSLVEFSRDAKETTACMPMEFQDCNDRTPRNKAKGTLARSSQIEEAEQYFRTIQVSLCRDAKRVGNPSTYSHRPGLCANPRQWGAHTESPPKKKCTTVNLTQKSESKDPPVTPMQKLTSLVREWDMDNCKQWEFQPLPASRSSSLEEATLQLPSGSEAVSQPSTSASWKGHYTASEKDPSPQARAGAGTKDKGPEPTFKPYFPMKRAVTLKDWGKRRPKERGCSHFVDSQFCDPVPIQQYPGLQASCKAKAVPARGMPEHGT
- the KCTD19 gene encoding BTB/POZ domain-containing protein KCTD19 isoform X13, whose amino-acid sequence is MEEPGMPHESAEDLFHFNVGGWHFSVPRSKLAQFPDSLLWKEASVLTSSESQRLFIDRDGSTFRHVHYYLYTSKLSFSSCAELNLLYEQALGLQLMPLLQTLDNLKEGKHHLRVRPADVPVAERASLNYWRTWKCISKPSEFPIKSPAFTGLHDKAPLGLMDTPLLDTEEEVHYCFLPLDLVAKYPSLVTEDNLLWLAKTVALIECECSEFRFIVNFLRSQKILLPDNFSNIDVLEAEVEILEIPELSEAVRLYRMNTGGCSRTSCPPPSPGKGGRAAGLESVKPLYMMALGLLVKYPDSALGQLRIESTLDGSRLYITGNGVLFQHVKNWLGTCRLPLTETISEVYELCAFLDKRDITYEPMKAALKTHLEPRTLAPMDVLNEEWTAEITVYSPQQIIKVYVGSHWYATTLQTLLKYPELLSNPQRVYWITYGQTLLIHGDGQMFRHILNFLRLGKLFLPSEFKEWPLLCQEVEEYHIPSLSEALIQSEAYKSWIQEKESGNEEVFPIRRLHVVTEGPGSLVEFSRDAKETTACMPMEFQDCNDRTPRNKAKGTLARSSQIEEAEQYFRTIQVSLCRDAKRVGNPSTYSHRPGLCANPRQWGAHTESPPKKKCTTVNLTQKSESKDPPVTPMQKLTSLVREWDMDNCKQWEFQPLPASRSSSLEEATLQLPSGSEAVSQPSTSASWKGHYTASEKDPSPQARAGAGTKDKGPEPTFKPYFPMKRAVTLKDWGKRRPKERGCSHFVDSQFCDPVPIQQYPGLQASCKLKLRLREDK
- the KCTD19 gene encoding BTB/POZ domain-containing protein KCTD19 isoform X12 produces the protein MEEPGMPHESAEDLFHFNVGGWHFSVPRSKLAQFPDSLLWKEASVLTSSESQRLFIDRDGSTFRHVHYYLYTSKLSFSSCAELNLLYEQALGLQLMPLLQTLDNLKEGKHHLRVRPADVPVAERASLNYWRTWKCISKPSEFPIKSPAFTGLHDKAPLGLMDTPLLDTEEEVHYCFLPLDLVAKYPSLVTEDNLLWLAKTVALIECECSEFRFIVNFLRSQKILLPDNFSNIDVLEAEVEILEIPELSEAVRLYRMNTGGCSRTSCPPPSPGKGGRAAGLESVKPLYMMALGLLVKYPDSALGQLRIESTLDGSRLYITGNGVLFQHVKNWLGTCRLPLTETISEVYELCAFLDKRDITYEPMKAALKTHLEPRTLAPMDVLNEEWTAEITVYSPQQIIKVYVGSHWYATTLQTLLKYPELLSNPQRVYWITYGQTLLIHGDGQMFRHILNFLRLGKLFLPSEFKEWPLLCQEVEEYHIPSLSEALIQSEAYKSWIQEKESGNEEVFPIRRLHVVTEGPGSLVEFSRDAKETTACMPMEFQDCNDRTPRNKAKGTLARSSQIEEAEQYFRTIQVSLCRDAKRVGNPSTYSHRPGLCANPRQWGAHTESPPKKKCTTVNLTQKSESKDPPVTPMQKLTSLVREWDMDNCKQWEFQPLPASRSSSLEEATLQLPSGSEAVSQPSTSASWKGHYTASEKDPSPQARAGAGTKDKGPEPTFKPYFPMKRAVTLKDWGKRRPKERAHAAFRQEIWPLCGPAHPEGPVEVCLLLSPEQVFTR